The following proteins come from a genomic window of Herpetosiphon gulosus:
- the malZ gene encoding maltodextrin glucosidase, with amino-acid sequence MHYPTWTSAVHHDGSALYLQPSQPYHLGQQVTMRLRTPLDSPITQAFIRICPDGEQTFVAMQPAERTETLQWWQGQITLSMPRTGYRFWLMTEHGGWWLSAAGMQRSTPTDATDFKLLADYHAPTWVHSAVFYQIFPDRFCDGEPSNNVVDGEYTVYGRPTIARQWGEAPQKATGGIEFFGGDLQGISQKLDYLEQLGINALYLTPIFTAPSNHKYDTADYLQIDQHFGGEAALAELRQATQRYQMKLMLDIVLNHCGYTHHWFTAAQADVNAPTADYFSWKQHPNEYESWLGHRSLPKLNYTSHGLRQAIYGSEQAIIRHWLRQPYAIDGWRIDVANMLARQGSSQLGHKIGRALRRAVKAEAPEAYLLGEHFYDGTNHLQGDELDASMNYRGFTFPTLQWLVGFDMASVWNLVWEDRALLPTEALGEQWRAFLAVIPWQVALQQFNLLDSHDTPRLLTIVGGDLALHQVAVTLQMTFPGVPCIYYGDEVGLQGGGDPECRGCMPWDAQAWNHDLLGFYRSLIGLRRSSSALSVGGFQLLLAEGDTVAFMRRSADECLLIVAQRAATNIPPIPMLATGLADGTSFVLVAGPTEIAIQAGVLVLPQTGISASLWRMQQPKAEGNYEG; translated from the coding sequence ATGCACTATCCAACTTGGACAAGCGCTGTGCACCATGATGGGTCGGCGCTGTACCTTCAACCAAGCCAGCCCTATCACCTTGGTCAACAAGTAACTATGCGCTTGCGAACGCCGCTGGATTCGCCAATTACCCAAGCCTTTATTCGCATCTGTCCCGATGGCGAGCAAACGTTTGTGGCGATGCAACCAGCCGAACGGACTGAAACGCTTCAATGGTGGCAAGGCCAAATTACGCTCTCGATGCCGCGTACTGGCTATCGCTTTTGGCTGATGACCGAGCACGGTGGCTGGTGGCTTTCGGCGGCAGGTATGCAACGTTCAACCCCAACCGATGCGACCGATTTTAAACTGTTGGCCGATTATCATGCCCCGACATGGGTGCATTCAGCAGTGTTCTATCAAATTTTCCCTGATCGCTTTTGTGATGGCGAGCCAAGCAATAATGTGGTTGATGGCGAATATACCGTTTATGGCAGGCCTACCATCGCACGCCAATGGGGCGAGGCTCCTCAGAAAGCCACAGGTGGCATCGAGTTTTTCGGCGGCGATTTACAAGGTATCAGCCAAAAGCTTGATTATCTTGAGCAGCTAGGGATTAATGCGCTGTACCTTACGCCGATTTTTACTGCGCCCTCAAATCACAAATACGATACCGCCGATTATCTACAAATCGATCAGCATTTTGGTGGTGAGGCAGCCTTAGCCGAATTGCGCCAAGCAACCCAACGCTACCAGATGAAATTGATGCTGGATATTGTGCTCAATCACTGTGGCTACACTCATCATTGGTTTACGGCGGCTCAAGCCGATGTCAACGCGCCTACCGCTGATTATTTTTCATGGAAGCAACACCCCAACGAGTATGAATCGTGGCTAGGCCATCGCTCATTGCCCAAACTCAATTACACCAGCCATGGCTTGCGCCAAGCAATTTATGGCAGCGAACAGGCGATTATCCGCCATTGGTTACGCCAACCGTATGCGATCGATGGCTGGCGGATTGATGTAGCCAATATGTTAGCTCGCCAAGGTTCGAGCCAGCTGGGGCATAAAATTGGCCGCGCACTGCGCCGCGCCGTGAAGGCCGAAGCTCCCGAGGCCTATTTGCTCGGCGAGCACTTCTATGATGGCACGAATCATCTTCAAGGCGATGAACTTGATGCCAGCATGAACTATCGTGGTTTTACCTTCCCCACTTTGCAATGGTTGGTTGGCTTCGATATGGCTTCGGTTTGGAATCTCGTTTGGGAAGATCGGGCATTATTGCCGACTGAAGCCTTGGGCGAGCAATGGCGAGCCTTCTTGGCGGTGATTCCATGGCAAGTCGCTTTGCAACAATTCAATCTGCTCGATTCGCACGATACACCACGCTTGTTGACGATTGTTGGTGGTGATCTGGCTTTGCATCAAGTTGCGGTTACGCTGCAAATGACCTTTCCGGGCGTGCCTTGCATTTATTATGGCGATGAAGTGGGCTTGCAAGGCGGCGGCGATCCTGAGTGTCGCGGCTGTATGCCATGGGATGCACAGGCTTGGAATCACGATCTTTTAGGGTTTTATCGTTCGCTGATTGGACTCCGCCGCAGTTCGAGCGCTTTGAGCGTTGGTGGATTTCAATTATTGCTCGCCGAAGGTGATACAGTGGCCTTTATGCGGCGCAGTGCTGATGAGTGTTTGTTGATTGTTGCCCAGCGGGCTGCCACCAATATTCCACCAATTCCGATGCTCGCAACTGGACTGGCTGATGGGACAAGTTTTGTTCTAGTTGCTGGCCCAACTGAAATTGCGATTCAGGCTGGGGTATTGGTTTTGCCACAAACTGGCATCAGCGCCAGTTTGTGGCGAATGCAGCAGCCTAAGGCAGAAGGGAATTATGAGGGATGA
- a CDS encoding methionine aminotransferase: MHPKSANRLAGFGTSIFSEISALAARYQAINLGQGFPDFAGPAFLKDAACSAINADLNQYAPSTGLPTLRAAIARTWERHSKVSVDPDAEITVTSGATEAMFATIMALINPGDEVLIFEPFYDSYPPNVLMAGGIPRYIRLHEPRWEVDFAQVRAAITPQTKAIILNTPHNPTGKVWSRTELSQLAAIAIEHDLLVISDEVYDRLVFEDYQHCSIATLPDMWERTVTISSTGKTFSVTGWKIGYAIAPNSLTEAIRRVHQFVTFASATPLQAAAVVGLNAGEPYERQLLQFYNARREQLVKVLRDAGLYVLPPQGTYFVMADIRDLGWDNDAEFCRYLISEIGVAAIPPSAFYHDGYQSGMVRFCFAKKPETIAAAAEKLKQLGSRS, from the coding sequence GTGCATCCCAAATCCGCCAATCGCTTAGCTGGCTTTGGTACATCAATTTTTAGTGAAATTAGTGCTTTGGCTGCGCGTTATCAAGCGATTAATCTCGGCCAAGGCTTTCCTGATTTTGCTGGCCCAGCATTTTTAAAAGATGCTGCTTGTAGTGCTATCAACGCTGATCTCAATCAATATGCGCCAAGCACTGGCTTGCCAACTTTGCGAGCGGCGATTGCGCGGACATGGGAACGCCATAGCAAGGTTTCGGTTGACCCCGATGCTGAAATTACCGTCACTAGCGGAGCAACTGAGGCCATGTTTGCCACGATTATGGCGTTGATCAACCCTGGCGATGAGGTTTTGATTTTCGAGCCGTTCTACGATTCGTATCCGCCGAATGTGCTGATGGCGGGCGGCATACCACGCTATATTCGCTTGCACGAACCACGTTGGGAGGTAGATTTTGCCCAAGTTCGCGCCGCAATTACCCCCCAAACCAAGGCGATTATTTTGAACACGCCGCATAATCCGACGGGCAAGGTTTGGTCACGCACCGAGCTGAGCCAGTTGGCGGCGATTGCAATTGAGCATGATCTCTTGGTGATCAGCGATGAAGTCTATGATCGTTTGGTGTTTGAAGATTATCAGCATTGCTCGATTGCCACCTTGCCTGACATGTGGGAGCGCACGGTTACGATTAGCAGCACTGGCAAAACATTTAGCGTCACAGGCTGGAAAATTGGCTATGCAATTGCGCCAAATTCGCTAACTGAGGCGATTCGACGGGTGCATCAATTTGTGACCTTTGCTAGCGCCACGCCCTTGCAAGCGGCAGCAGTAGTTGGCTTGAATGCAGGCGAACCCTACGAACGCCAATTATTGCAATTTTATAATGCCCGCCGCGAGCAATTGGTCAAGGTCTTGCGTGATGCTGGATTGTATGTGTTGCCGCCGCAAGGCACCTATTTCGTGATGGCCGATATTCGCGATTTAGGCTGGGATAATGATGCCGAATTTTGCCGCTATCTGATTAGCGAAATTGGCGTGGCGGCGATTCCACCCTCAGCGTTTTACCACGATGGCTATCAATCGGGGATGGTGCGCTTTTGCTTTGCCAAAAAGCCCGAAACAATTGCTGCCGCTGCCGAAAAACTCAAGCAACTAGGGAGCCGAAGCTGA
- a CDS encoding zinc-dependent alcohol dehydrogenase family protein, protein MKAIEFHEFGALADVLQLVEQPTPTAGAGEVLVRLTARSINPSDVYTIQGTYGVRPSLPAVPGNEAAGVIEALGEGVTGWSVGDRVILMLGAVGTAGTWREYAVVKPQFLVPTPAALSDAQAACTWVNYLTAWIMSDELQLQPDEPVLVTAGASHLGRAMLQLAAVRGFKVVATVRKPEQAQALLDAGALGVITLPGDDLAKRWKDITGQKGIGKAIDAVAGETGTAVVNALAAYGQLIIYGLLSGEPIQVDGRIVFSEATIRGFWLGRWLNRQTPQAIGTLIAEVSAMFADGRLAPHVDTTVALDDLAGIVRVATEGGAGKVVITG, encoded by the coding sequence ATGAAAGCGATTGAGTTTCATGAATTTGGAGCCTTGGCAGATGTGTTGCAGTTGGTCGAACAACCAACCCCAACCGCTGGCGCTGGCGAGGTTTTAGTCCGCCTAACCGCTCGGTCAATCAATCCATCTGATGTCTACACCATCCAAGGGACGTATGGGGTGCGCCCAAGCTTGCCAGCTGTCCCTGGTAATGAGGCCGCCGGGGTGATCGAGGCGCTCGGCGAGGGCGTTACTGGCTGGTCGGTTGGCGATCGGGTCATCTTGATGCTCGGTGCGGTTGGTACTGCTGGCACATGGCGCGAGTATGCGGTGGTCAAACCGCAGTTTTTAGTGCCAACTCCGGCTGCGCTCAGCGATGCCCAAGCAGCTTGTACCTGGGTTAATTATTTGACCGCTTGGATTATGAGCGATGAGTTGCAGTTGCAGCCCGACGAGCCTGTGCTAGTAACCGCTGGCGCTTCGCACTTGGGCCGTGCTATGTTGCAATTGGCAGCAGTGCGCGGCTTCAAAGTGGTGGCAACGGTGCGCAAACCTGAGCAAGCCCAAGCGTTGCTTGATGCTGGTGCGCTCGGCGTAATCACGTTGCCTGGCGACGATTTAGCTAAACGTTGGAAGGACATTACGGGACAAAAAGGCATTGGTAAGGCTATTGATGCGGTGGCTGGCGAAACTGGCACAGCCGTCGTCAATGCCTTAGCGGCTTATGGTCAATTAATTATTTATGGTTTGTTGAGCGGCGAGCCGATTCAAGTTGATGGCCGGATTGTGTTTAGCGAGGCGACAATTCGCGGTTTTTGGCTGGGCCGCTGGCTCAACCGCCAAACCCCCCAAGCAATTGGCACATTGATCGCTGAAGTCAGCGCAATGTTTGCTGATGGTCGTTTAGCGCCCCATGTTGATACCACCGTTGCGCTTGATGATCTCGCTGGAATTGTGCGCGTGGCCACTGAAGGCGGCGCTGGTAAAGTTGTGATTACAGGCTAG
- a CDS encoding ATP-binding protein: MRRSPLARIRNALLIGLTISLLLIAGGLAWFWWTFDQAQRQARAISPNEQLIIYSVIGAAAVVGALTTLIMTMRSVRQTRKPFEQLPSDFDPDQVIESGNSGDPLIDNTLQKVEALRKNLLARQTSLTQQTSQFQTVQARHEAVFKLARLLNSTLEIETLLNDFVRSLVKKFDLSFVGVGLIENSSIVVRHGVTRKAEQIESTSTLWLALSAGIAAEAAAESQIIIKRQPPFDTALPSPSTVGTQVAHPLMNSGHIIGVMLSQSSQKLDEETLNHLRDIAELLASSLSNAQLFANARERATNLTAINDLARAISTSLDLKRILDTALQQIRQLIPYDQASVTTYDVGSNMFQVLAANDADYGMLSAGQETEGNGPLRTAYEAGHPVYIAKVEHHTGQPLQLPFADEAQSLLIQPLTTADVRLGTLNLTSRRPNAFDEQQVSLLGGLSHFLTTALVNGRLYNQRAQALQQLEQTQDHLLFVEKLRALGELASGVTHDFNNLLAGILGNVQVLMGELQNPEQRETLRVIERAAKDGAETVKRIQRFARKDDGEIDAPVELHELAEDALDLTRVRWRNAAQEQGVNIKLQREILNVPTIRGHAAELREVLTNLIINAVDAMPTGGMLRVATGQRGSEVFVSVADSGIGMSEEVKARIFDPFFTTKGERGNGLGLAVSAAIVSRHSGRIEVQSIEGRGTNFAIWLPMLEVDFAQVEATDDDAPSVRGSILIVEDEELVRIALSRMLAAWGHEVVSAESGRDALAKFRPGMFDLVITDLGMPDMMGWDVLRLIREREHGIRTMMLSGWARQIDPAEAKLRGADVVVAKPFDQAILRTTVAHLLAGTLDLTPRVIA, encoded by the coding sequence ATGCGACGTTCGCCACTTGCTCGGATTCGCAATGCCCTGCTGATTGGTTTGACGATTTCGTTATTGCTGATTGCAGGCGGTTTGGCATGGTTCTGGTGGACATTTGATCAAGCGCAGCGTCAAGCCCGTGCGATCAGTCCCAACGAACAACTGATTATTTACAGCGTGATCGGCGCGGCGGCAGTGGTTGGGGCATTAACCACCCTAATTATGACCATGCGCAGCGTGCGTCAAACCCGCAAGCCCTTTGAACAACTGCCAAGCGATTTCGACCCTGATCAAGTAATTGAATCAGGCAACTCGGGCGACCCGTTGATCGATAACACCTTGCAAAAAGTTGAGGCCTTGCGCAAAAATCTGTTAGCCCGCCAAACCAGCTTGACCCAACAAACTAGCCAATTCCAAACCGTTCAAGCTCGCCACGAAGCGGTTTTCAAACTGGCCCGCTTGCTCAACAGCACCCTTGAGATCGAAACCTTGCTCAATGATTTTGTGCGTTCGTTGGTCAAAAAATTCGATCTTTCGTTTGTTGGGGTGGGCTTGATCGAAAATAGCAGCATTGTGGTGCGCCATGGGGTTACGCGCAAAGCCGAGCAAATCGAATCGACCTCGACCTTGTGGCTAGCTCTCAGTGCCGGGATTGCTGCCGAAGCTGCCGCCGAAAGCCAGATTATCATCAAGCGCCAGCCGCCCTTTGATACTGCATTGCCCTCGCCCAGTACGGTTGGCACCCAAGTGGCCCACCCCTTGATGAATAGCGGCCATATTATCGGCGTGATGTTGAGCCAAAGCAGCCAAAAGCTCGATGAAGAAACCCTCAATCATCTGCGTGATATTGCTGAATTGCTGGCTTCATCGCTGAGCAATGCCCAACTATTTGCCAATGCCCGCGAACGCGCTACCAACTTGACGGCAATCAACGACTTGGCGCGGGCAATTAGCACCTCGCTCGATCTCAAACGCATTTTGGATACAGCCCTTCAGCAAATTCGCCAGCTTATTCCCTACGATCAAGCTAGCGTTACCACCTATGATGTTGGCAGCAATATGTTTCAAGTGCTGGCGGCCAATGATGCTGATTATGGCATGTTGAGCGCTGGTCAAGAAACTGAGGGCAATGGCCCGTTGCGCACCGCCTACGAAGCAGGCCATCCGGTCTATATCGCCAAAGTTGAGCATCATACAGGCCAGCCGTTGCAATTACCCTTTGCCGATGAAGCTCAATCGCTGTTGATTCAGCCGTTAACCACCGCCGATGTGCGTTTGGGCACGTTGAATTTGACCAGCCGCCGACCCAATGCCTTTGATGAACAACAAGTCAGCTTGTTGGGTGGCTTATCGCACTTTTTGACCACCGCTTTGGTCAACGGGCGCTTGTATAATCAACGTGCTCAAGCTTTACAACAACTTGAGCAAACCCAAGATCACCTGCTATTTGTCGAGAAATTACGGGCGCTCGGCGAATTAGCCAGCGGTGTTACCCACGATTTCAATAATTTGCTGGCAGGTATTTTGGGCAATGTGCAAGTCTTGATGGGTGAATTGCAAAACCCTGAGCAACGCGAAACCCTGCGGGTAATTGAACGCGCTGCCAAAGATGGCGCAGAAACCGTCAAACGGATTCAACGCTTTGCCCGCAAGGACGATGGCGAAATTGATGCGCCAGTTGAGTTGCACGAATTGGCCGAAGATGCACTTGACCTAACGCGGGTGCGTTGGCGTAACGCCGCCCAAGAACAAGGGGTCAACATCAAACTCCAACGCGAAATTCTGAATGTGCCGACGATACGTGGTCATGCTGCTGAATTGCGCGAAGTATTGACCAACTTGATCATCAATGCCGTTGATGCCATGCCCACAGGCGGGATGTTGCGGGTGGCGACTGGTCAGCGTGGCTCGGAAGTGTTTGTGTCGGTCGCCGATAGTGGCATCGGCATGAGCGAAGAAGTTAAAGCGCGGATCTTCGATCCCTTCTTTACGACCAAGGGCGAGCGTGGCAATGGCTTGGGGCTGGCAGTTTCGGCGGCAATCGTTTCACGCCATAGCGGGCGGATCGAAGTCCAAAGCATCGAAGGCCGTGGCACTAACTTCGCGATTTGGCTGCCAATGCTCGAAGTCGATTTTGCTCAAGTCGAAGCCACTGATGACGATGCACCGAGTGTCCGCGGCAGCATCTTGATTGTCGAAGACGAAGAGTTAGTGCGAATTGCCCTTAGTCGCATGTTGGCAGCATGGGGCCATGAAGTTGTTAGCGCCGAAAGTGGCCGCGATGCGCTTGCCAAATTCCGGCCTGGCATGTTCGATTTGGTGATCACCGACCTTGGTATGCCCGATATGATGGGCTGGGATGTGTTGCGGCTGATTCGCGAACGTGAGCATGGCATCCGCACGATGATGCTCTCAGGTTGGGCACGCCAGATCGATCCGGCTGAAGCCAAATTACGCGGAGCCGATGTGGTCGTCGCCAAGCCGTTTGATCAAGCGATTTTGCGCACGACTGTGGCGCATTTGCTGGCTGGCACGCTTGATCTTACCCCACGGGTGATTGCATAA
- the glmS gene encoding glutamine--fructose-6-phosphate transaminase (isomerizing) → MCGIVGYVGPREATDVIVRGLELLEYRGYDSAGIAILEDAEFQMRRSVGKLVNLRRRLHAEPTAGHQGIGHTRWATHGAVTEANAHPHRDSSGRVVVIQNGIVENYLELKGRLIEQGITFHSQTDTEVIAQMLGLYTAEYGDFQRAFGQVMSELRGGNAVVAMDQTQPDLILAARIGNAGAVVIGHGDEENFVASDLPAIVDYTQHMVFLEDGEMALVRSTGVEYIKLDGTPISKTTTTVAWDPVSAAKGGYKHFMHKEIFEQPRTTTDTLRGRVDLETGRIDLDGLNLSDAEMQQLDCIYAVACGTAWHACLINKYFIETLARVRVEVDYGSEFRYRNPVMNERTLLLALTQSGETVDTLAAMAEAREQGVKSVAILNAIGSQAGRLADGGAIYIHSGPEISVASTKVFTGMLMAGYLFALRLAQARGTLTSAEIREHIQALIEIPAKIDTMLKDTAVYDQLADLYHHSTDMLYLGRWVNAPIALEGALKMKEISYIHAEGYPAGEMKHGPIALIDERMPVICIATKDHVYEKMLSNVEQVMARGGKVIALINPSDKLVRSKADHVIEVPETTPLLAAVLNVIPMQLFSYAMAVRRGADVDQPRNLAKSVTVE, encoded by the coding sequence ATGTGCGGAATTGTTGGATATGTTGGCCCACGCGAAGCAACTGATGTAATTGTGCGCGGCTTGGAGTTGCTGGAATATCGCGGCTACGATTCGGCGGGGATTGCCATTTTAGAGGATGCCGAATTTCAAATGCGTCGCTCAGTTGGCAAGTTGGTCAATTTGCGCCGCCGTTTGCATGCCGAGCCAACCGCTGGCCATCAAGGCATCGGCCACACCCGCTGGGCCACTCACGGCGCAGTTACCGAAGCTAATGCCCACCCTCATCGCGATAGTAGTGGCCGCGTGGTGGTGATTCAAAATGGGATTGTTGAGAACTATCTTGAACTCAAAGGCCGTTTGATTGAGCAAGGCATTACCTTCCACTCACAAACTGATACTGAAGTTATTGCCCAAATGCTTGGCTTATACACCGCCGAATATGGCGATTTTCAACGCGCCTTTGGTCAAGTAATGAGCGAACTGCGCGGTGGCAATGCGGTTGTGGCAATGGATCAAACTCAGCCTGATTTGATTTTGGCGGCACGGATTGGCAACGCTGGCGCAGTCGTGATTGGTCATGGCGATGAGGAAAATTTCGTCGCCTCAGATTTGCCAGCAATCGTCGATTATACCCAGCACATGGTTTTTCTCGAAGACGGCGAAATGGCTTTAGTCCGCTCAACTGGCGTGGAATATATCAAACTCGATGGCACGCCAATCAGCAAAACAACGACTACGGTTGCTTGGGACCCGGTATCGGCAGCCAAAGGTGGCTACAAGCACTTTATGCATAAAGAGATTTTCGAGCAACCACGCACAACGACTGATACGCTCCGTGGACGGGTTGATCTCGAAACTGGGCGAATCGATCTTGATGGACTGAACTTGAGCGATGCGGAAATGCAACAGCTCGATTGCATCTATGCAGTAGCTTGTGGCACCGCTTGGCATGCCTGTTTGATCAACAAATATTTTATTGAAACCTTGGCCCGAGTACGGGTTGAAGTCGATTATGGCTCAGAATTTCGCTATCGCAACCCTGTGATGAACGAACGCACCTTGTTATTGGCCTTGACCCAATCGGGCGAAACCGTCGATACCTTGGCGGCAATGGCCGAAGCCCGCGAACAAGGCGTGAAAAGCGTGGCAATTTTGAATGCAATTGGCTCGCAAGCAGGACGCTTGGCCGATGGTGGTGCGATCTACATTCACTCAGGCCCAGAAATTTCGGTGGCCTCGACCAAAGTGTTTACTGGTATGTTGATGGCGGGCTATCTGTTTGCCCTACGCTTGGCCCAAGCCCGTGGCACACTGACCAGTGCCGAAATTCGCGAACACATCCAAGCGCTGATCGAAATTCCAGCTAAGATCGATACCATGCTCAAAGATACGGCAGTGTATGATCAACTCGCTGATCTCTATCATCACTCGACCGATATGCTCTACCTTGGGCGCTGGGTCAATGCCCCGATTGCGCTCGAAGGTGCGCTCAAAATGAAGGAAATTAGCTATATTCACGCTGAGGGCTACCCCGCAGGCGAGATGAAGCACGGCCCGATTGCCTTGATCGACGAGCGTATGCCAGTGATCTGTATTGCAACCAAAGATCATGTGTACGAAAAGATGCTCTCGAACGTTGAGCAAGTAATGGCTCGTGGCGGCAAAGTGATTGCCTTGATCAATCCAAGCGATAAACTTGTGCGCTCCAAGGCTGATCATGTGATCGAAGTGCCCGAAACCACTCCATTACTAGCAGCCGTTTTGAACGTTATTCCAATGCAACTCTTCTCGTATGCTATGGCCGTGCGGCGTGGTGCTGATGTTGACCAGCCCCGCAACCTTGCCAAATCGGTTACGGTGGAGTAA